The Naumovozyma dairenensis CBS 421 chromosome 3, complete genome genome has a window encoding:
- the ADR1 gene encoding DNA-binding transcription factor ADR1 (similar to Saccharomyces cerevisiae ADR1 (YDR216W); ancestral locus Anc_8.425) yields the protein MLPKGLKSKTNNKPPSLTLMSSSPKKSPSSATNKEKSISSTLSQNSLSVSLSTVATDELEILSNNDNRADSKSIVTSSTVITNNNNMNARVNKKMKELPENLRLNGKTPSGKVRLFVCEICTRAFARQEHLVRHERSHTKEKPYNCGICSKKFTRRDLLIRHAQKVHNGNVVDTVAALKAPLSSTASASTSRRKSSISNKKTKSNRKILKRRASFSAQSAKNYANAELKNFDIRNSIEKIAFSTPELLPIDFRINDPFLSNDNLNLNINNNDNDNNSNLNVNPFISNHFQGDFLNSINYANNKTNNNNIHHSTTANIPIEFSLLDSTNWVNDYNNNNIPSTSASDERTSPLEKIHEENEEAQPDIQQHTQQLVVPYQPLNLRTTSSLTLEDNNDKIEVKSLFSNNTKDIIDEINQRANKLNNKLDENSNLDSTSNIFTPPSISPFDFDKLSSLGDLFPSQINEEDPFNLQNPTFVDLFQTDFSLIGNDIGIENRFSNLNQQIPTPLDKITTSGNPYFHDLFSNNHSNIGNSDSSTNIHNNITNDGYSSSEALLQTNYIDPRLQLNNNKSSMSSSSTTNADGFYDSNNNPTLPAPVPILFTSKLYNMCTIVLNYFNKNKSNNSQHSTVPTTVILPDCDELNDLLIYFEKHFLSHYPFIHKDIFNFDFLSLTKYVYEIDDDLIIEQKLNEGNEMLKFASLVCLPLFMCTFGSTFKHGGSNPKTKELYEASRRVLSVYLEVKKENQNNHNNINKNNDSSSSSSTAAPNNNTENPTQHIWLIQSLTLSIMFAFTADYSHKIDTELLKRQLSAICSIIRTNFLREISISLTKNHDELIFSSAFEYVMFESKIRCTVMIYKFCQFLEIFFNFHSKLFIKQNDIQSICIPDDEIIWNMSPLLLTMKDPTLRIKDRKQHPVTFQQFYNSFVFNDTGLNMIPEFLATAMLFYEYSSNKNSSNFHIFLTKIDTKKLEINIAQPLVSNSPNFDSNSDDNNFSRLPYFKISPSKIMKQDATVVKNCLMTIYFFNGIDQRFSSKIWENQIPLIFNEFLSSRNNNLLTKGSYSLLTNFLISLNCSIQNISKLISFDKSTDKIVFNTSKFSLFNIQGYYYNFLSIIKFLLDFEETPNFKLLCIFTELNKLANKIFIPEFLNICPQFFEKFDDINKLKSEANSATRLSSINIEKLEKLIDNVLVYSFNDTSYLNMSEQTTNEFLFGVDHSNLNFNTTVDNDDDNNITRNKIHNNNKRTMGQSSATQSSVDLVSLQRKHADNSMDMGNHFHNINKNHCVNKQTFEKRYHLSTKYIVIAKSFFTFVNESYVQWHFIDKIINDFKELERLLSFELNERSLSKLKLEAFN from the coding sequence ATGCTTCCAAAAGGTTTAAAGAgtaaaacaaataataaaccaCCATCACTCACTTTAatgtcatcatcaccaaAGAAATCACCATCTTCAGCaacaaataaagaaaaatctaTATCTTCAACTCTTTCCCAAAATTCGTTATCAGTTTCATTATCTACTGTTGCCACCGATGAACTTGAAATATTgtctaataatgataacagAGCAGATAGTAAATCAATCGTTACTTCATCGACCGTaattactaataataataacatgaATGCTAGagttaataaaaaaatgaaggaATTACCTGAAAACTTGAGATTAAATGGGAAAACACCAAGTGGGAAGGTTAGATTATTCGTTTGTGAAATTTGTACAAGAGCATTTGCAAGACAAGAACATTTAGTTAGACATGAAAGATCACATACTAAAGAAAAACCTTACAATTGTGGGATTTGTAGTAAAAAATTCACGAGAAGAGACCTTTTAATTAGACATGCTCAAAAAGTTCATAATGGGAACGTTGTTGATACAGTGGCTGCGTTGAAGGCACCTTTATCATCAACTGCTTCAGCCTCTACATCAAGAAGGAAATCTTCCATCAgtaataagaaaacaaagtCAAATCGGAAAATCTTAAAGAGAAGGGCATCGTTTAGTGCACAATCAGCAAAAAATTATGCAAATGCggaattgaaaaatttcgaTATTAGAAattctattgaaaaaatagCTTTTTCAACTCCAGAATTATTGCCGATTGACTTTAGAATTAATGATCCATTTCTCTCAAATGATAATCTCAATTTgaacattaataataatgataatgataacaacTCCAATTTAAATGTTAATCCATTTATCTCTAATCATTTTCAAGGAGATTTCTTAAACAGTATTAATTACGCCAACAAtaaaactaataataataatattcatcattcaaCAACGGCTAATATTCCAATCGAATTTTCGTTATTGGACTCAACCAATTGGGTCaatgattataataataataatatcccATCTACTTCAGCATCAGATGAAAGAACAAGTCCATTAGAGAAAATacatgaagaaaatgaagaggCTCAACCAGATATACAACAGCATACACAACAGCTTGTTGTACCATACCAACCTTTGAACCTCCGTACAACTTCGTCTTTGACTttagaagataataatgataaaatagAAGTGAAATCcttattttctaataatacaaaagatataattgatgaaatcaATCAAAGAGCTAACAAACTGAACAATAAGTTAGatgaaaattcaaatctcGATTCtacttcaaatattttcactCCACCTTCCATTTCTCCATTTGactttgataaattatcttCCTTGGGAGATTTATTTCCATCTCAAATAAATGAGGAAGATCCTTTCAATTTACAAAATCCAACTTTTGTAGATCTCTTCCAAAcagatttttcattaattggCAATGATATCGGCATCGAAAATcgattttcaaatttaaatcaaCAAATTCCAACCCcattagataaaataacCACAAGTGGGAACCCATATTTCCATGATTTATTTAGTAATAACCATAGTAATATTGGTAATAGTGACTCTAGCACTAATATCCATAACAACATTACAAATGATGGTTATTCTAGTTCTGAAGCTTTACTTCAAACAAACTATATTGATCCACGTCTTCaacttaataataataagtcATCAATGTCGTCGTCATCTACAACAAATGCTGATGGATTTTatgatagtaataataatcccACTTTACCAGCTCCAGTACCAATCCTTTTCACATCGAAGTTATACAATATGTGTACAATTGTACTaaattatttcaataaGAATAAATCTAATAACTCTCAGCATAGTACGGTGCCAACAACTGTAATCTTACCTGATTgtgatgaattgaatgacTTACTGATTTATTTCGAAAAACATTTCCTATCTCATTATCCATTCATCcataaagatatttttaacTTCGATTTCTTATCATTAACTAAATACGTTTACGAaatagatgatgatttaataattgaacaaaaattaaatgagGGGAATGAAATGTTGAAATTCGCAAGTTTAGTTTGTTTACCATTATTCATGTGTACTTTTGGTTCCACTTTTAAACATGGTGGCAGCAATCCTAAGACTAAAGAACTTTATGAGGCAAGTAGAAGAGTCCTTAGTGTTTATTTAGAAGTCAAAAaggaaaatcaaaataatcataataatatcaacaaaaaTAACGAtagttcttcttcatcatctacCGCTGCTCCTAATAACAATACAGAGAATCCAACTCAACATATTTGGTTGATCCAATCTTTAACTTTATCCATCATGTTTGCATTTACTGCTGATTATTCACATAAAATTGATActgaattattgaaaagacaATTGTCAGCAATTTGTTCTATTATAAGAACAAATTTCCTAAgagaaatatcaatatcacTAACTAAGAATCATGACGAATTAATATTCAGTTCAGCTTTTGAATATGTTATGTTTGAATCCAAAATAAGATGTACTGTAATGATTTATAAGTTTTGTCAATTCttagaaatttttttcaatttccattccaaattattcattaaacAAAATGATATTCAATCTATTTGTATTccagatgatgaaatcaTTTGGAATATGTCACCACTTTTACTTACAATGAAAGATCCAACTTTGAGAATAAAGGACAGGAAACAGCATCCTGTTACTTTCCAACAATTTTATAACagttttgttttcaatgataCTGGATTGAATATGATTCCTGAATTTTTAGCCACAGCAATGTTATTTTATGAGTACTCATCTAATAAAAACTCATCAAATTTCCATATCTTTTTGACTAAAATTGATACCAAGAAACTAGAAATTAATATAGCACAACCTttggtttcaaattctCCTAATTTTGATTCCAATAGCGATGACAATAATTTCAGTCGCCTTCcttatttcaaaatatcacCTTCCaagataatgaaacaagATGCTACTGTAGttaaaaattgtttaatgactatctatttctttaatggtATTGATCAAAGATTCAGTTCTAAGATTTGGGAAAATCAAATCCCATTgatattcaatgaatttttaagttcaagaaataataatttgttgACTAAAGGTTCTTACAGTTTATTGACTAATTTCTTAATCTCCTTAAATTGTTCCATccaaaatatatcaaagCTAATATCATTCGATAAATCAACGGATAAAATTGTCTTCAATACATCTAAATTTTCACTTTTCAACATTCAAGgctattattataatttcctaagtatcattaaattcttattagattttgaagaaacaCCAAATTTCAAGTTATTGTGCATCTTTACTGAATTGAACAAATTAgcaaataaaattttcatcCCTGAATTTTTAAACATTTGTCCacaattttttgaaaaatttgacgatattaataaattgaaatcagaAGCCAACTCAGCTACAAGACTCTCGTCAATTAATATCgagaaattggaaaagtTAATTGATAATGTCTTAGtatattcatttaatgatacATCATATTTGAACATGTCAGAACAAACGACcaatgaatttttatttggtGTTGATCATTCCAACctcaatttcaatacaactgttgataatgatgatgataacaatATTACTAGGAATAAAAtccataataataataaacgCACGATGGGTCAATCGTCAGCTACACAATCATCAGTGGATTTGGTTTCACTTCAAAGAAAACACGCTGATAATAGCATGGATATGGGCAATCATTTccataatattaataagaaTCATTGTGTTAATAAACAgacatttgaaaaaagatatcATCTTTCTActaaatatattgttattgCGAAGAGTTTCTTCACTTTCGTTAATGAATCCTACGTTCAATGGCATttcattgataaaattataaatgattttaaagaattggaaagattaCTAAGTTTCGAACTTAATGAACGATCATTAtctaaattaaaattagaagCATTCAACTAA